A region of Deltaproteobacteria bacterium DNA encodes the following proteins:
- a CDS encoding rRNA pseudouridine synthase, translating to MEGRHREARRKTSRGAKPEKASQPKPAEWTPIKSPPGDDRTFLVPQRVNRILSLAGVSSRRKADALISEGRVTVNGRVVSGPGAKALWGVDRIKVDGQEIPGPSPRIYLMLNKPFGYLCSFSDPEGRPVVTDLLENVPQRVYSVGRLDFDTLGLLLLTDDGDWAHRLAHPRFRVPKTYKVTVNGSIPEAILERLRKGVYLDDGFSGTAKVARLGEEKGKSLVRITVTSGRRRLIRRMFEAVGFRVVHLIRTGYGVLELGDLKIGEYRHLETHEVDAMKKMVGLK from the coding sequence ATGGAGGGCAGGCATCGGGAAGCGCGCCGGAAGACATCAAGGGGCGCCAAACCCGAGAAAGCCTCCCAACCAAAACCGGCCGAATGGACCCCGATCAAGAGCCCTCCGGGGGATGATAGAACCTTCCTGGTCCCCCAAAGGGTCAATCGAATCCTCTCACTTGCAGGGGTCTCCTCCCGTCGAAAAGCAGACGCGTTGATATCTGAGGGCCGGGTCACGGTCAACGGCCGGGTGGTTTCCGGTCCCGGTGCCAAGGCCCTTTGGGGTGTAGACAGGATCAAGGTAGATGGCCAGGAGATCCCCGGGCCTTCCCCGAGGATCTACCTCATGCTCAACAAGCCCTTTGGTTATCTCTGTTCCTTCAGCGATCCTGAAGGTCGGCCCGTTGTTACGGATCTCCTTGAAAATGTGCCCCAAAGGGTTTACTCCGTTGGAAGGCTCGATTTCGATACCCTGGGGCTTTTACTCCTGACCGATGACGGAGACTGGGCACATCGCCTTGCACACCCACGTTTCAGGGTTCCCAAGACTTACAAGGTTACGGTGAATGGATCCATTCCCGAGGCGATTTTGGAACGGTTGAGGAAAGGAGTATACCTTGACGATGGTTTCAGCGGCACGGCAAAAGTGGCCCGGTTGGGGGAGGAAAAGGGCAAGAGTCTTGTACGCATTACCGTCACGAGCGGCAGACGCCGACTTATTCGGCGGATGTTCGAGGCCGTCGGATTCCGGGTAGTACACCTGATCAGAACCGGGTACGGTGTGCTGGAACTCGGGGACCTGAAGATCGGTGAATACCGCCACCTGGAAACCCACGAGGTGGACGCCATGAAAAAAATGGTGGGCCTTAAATGA
- the scpB gene encoding SMC-Scp complex subunit ScpB, translating to MVKSLKLIIEALLFSSDKPLSPKDIRDCLPDASPAEIRSALKVLRYEYEAMGRSFTLKEVAGGYQLRTHPQYAPYIRKMIQSSPSRLSRAALETLAIIAYKQPILRQEIEKYRGVDVGGILKTLLEKGLIRIMGRKDLPGKPLIYGTTKRFLEVFDLKDLNSLPKLKEIQSLGSDELESEAPLKEGGPEGLPSQRSLIHEIKEITQNGFFEAQNRDSEKGAGDAPGEGEEDDGGQASGSAPEDIKGRQTRESLPTKTGRMDPDQEPSGG from the coding sequence ATGGTTAAGTCTTTGAAATTGATCATAGAAGCATTGCTCTTTTCATCAGATAAACCGCTGAGTCCGAAAGATATCCGGGATTGTCTGCCGGATGCCTCGCCGGCTGAGATCAGGAGCGCCCTAAAGGTCTTGAGATATGAATACGAGGCCATGGGGCGCAGCTTCACTCTCAAGGAGGTTGCCGGAGGTTACCAGCTCAGGACTCATCCCCAGTATGCACCCTACATTCGGAAGATGATCCAGAGTTCCCCAAGCAGGCTATCCAGGGCGGCCCTTGAGACCCTGGCCATTATTGCTTACAAGCAGCCTATTCTCCGCCAGGAGATAGAGAAATACAGGGGCGTTGACGTGGGGGGGATCTTGAAAACCCTCCTTGAAAAAGGACTCATCAGAATCATGGGGAGAAAGGACCTTCCCGGAAAACCCTTGATTTACGGAACGACGAAGCGCTTTCTGGAAGTCTTCGATCTCAAGGACCTCAACTCCCTCCCAAAACTCAAGGAAATCCAGTCCCTGGGTTCAGACGAACTGGAATCCGAGGCGCCTTTGAAAGAAGGGGGACCGGAGGGATTACCATCGCAAAGGAGCCTCATCCATGAGATCAAAGAAATCACCCAAAATGGGTTCTTCGAGGCCCAAAACCGGGATTCGGAAAAGGGCGCGGGGGATGCGCCGGGAGAAGGGGAAGAGGATGATGGAGGGCAGGCATCGGGAAGCGCGCCGGAAGACATCAAGGGGCGCCAAACCCGAGAAAGCCTCCCAACCAAAACCGGCCGAATGGACCCCGATCAAGAGCCCTCCGGGGGATGA
- a CDS encoding segregation/condensation protein A → MTVETKDYEVKLEIFEGPMDLLVHLIRKNEVDIFDIPIALITDQYLEYIDMMKALNITVAGEFLVMASTLMHIKSRMLLPKTDDEDEEDPRDEITRPLIEFLQLKEAAAMLGERPLLDRNVFTRRLPRDYLEQFQAEEDAPFQVNLFQLIDAFKRVFDQRGPLPQLHFRAQEWSLKEKTTVILDRLKEKGVLFFRDLFTEKAPLGELVVTFLALLELIQRGLVRAFQPDPEGDIRLEARFKKTEDDQNG, encoded by the coding sequence ATGACGGTGGAAACCAAGGATTACGAAGTCAAACTTGAGATTTTTGAAGGGCCGATGGATCTTCTTGTCCATCTCATCCGAAAGAACGAGGTGGATATTTTTGATATCCCCATCGCCTTGATCACGGACCAGTACCTGGAATACATAGACATGATGAAGGCATTGAACATCACCGTGGCAGGCGAATTCCTGGTAATGGCCTCCACCCTCATGCACATCAAATCCAGGATGCTTCTGCCCAAGACCGACGATGAGGACGAAGAGGATCCAAGGGATGAAATCACCCGCCCCCTTATCGAATTTCTCCAGCTCAAGGAGGCGGCCGCTATGCTGGGTGAAAGGCCCCTCCTTGACAGGAACGTGTTTACGAGGAGGTTGCCGCGTGATTACCTCGAGCAGTTCCAGGCAGAAGAAGATGCCCCGTTTCAGGTCAACCTGTTTCAACTCATTGATGCCTTTAAAAGGGTTTTCGATCAGCGAGGTCCCCTCCCTCAACTCCATTTTCGGGCACAAGAGTGGTCTCTGAAAGAGAAGACCACGGTTATCCTTGACCGCCTGAAGGAGAAGGGGGTCTTGTTCTTCAGGGACCTCTTCACGGAAAAGGCACCCTTAGGGGAACTGGTCGTTACTTTCCTCGCCCTTCTAGAGCTTATTCAAAGGGGCCTTGTCAGGGCCTTTCAACCGGATCCGGAAGGAGATATCCGGCTCGAAGCCCGATTCAAGAAAACCGAGGATGACCAGAATGGTTAA
- the trpS gene encoding tryptophan--tRNA ligase translates to MGKKRIVSGMRPTGKLHLGHLHGALSNWMELQKEYECFFFIADWHALTSEYANTGTIRESTFEIIIDWISVGLDPDVATFFVQSQIKEHSELHLLLSMITPLPWLERNPTYKEQLRELTQRDVYTYGFLGYPVLQAADILMYKANGVPVGEDQAPHVELTREIARRFNHLYGQVFPEPDTLLAPTSKILGTDRRKMSKSYNNALFLSDSIEDTEKKVSQMITDPQRARKTDPGRPEICNVFSFHEIYTPREVLLQIDEDCRNASIGCVECKKRMSENLNKALEPIRAKRAELEADMNYVREVVENGNARAREVAQKTMIEVREAVKI, encoded by the coding sequence ATGGGCAAGAAGAGAATCGTAAGCGGAATGAGACCGACCGGAAAACTCCACCTGGGTCACCTACATGGGGCCCTGAGCAATTGGATGGAGCTTCAAAAAGAATATGAGTGTTTCTTTTTCATTGCGGACTGGCATGCCCTGACGAGCGAATATGCCAATACGGGAACCATCCGGGAAAGCACCTTTGAGATCATCATCGATTGGATCTCAGTGGGACTCGACCCTGATGTCGCGACTTTTTTCGTACAATCCCAGATCAAAGAGCACTCGGAACTGCACCTGCTCCTTTCCATGATCACCCCGTTGCCCTGGCTGGAAAGGAACCCGACTTACAAAGAACAGCTCAGAGAACTGACCCAGAGAGATGTCTACACTTACGGTTTTCTCGGATATCCTGTTCTTCAGGCCGCCGATATCCTCATGTACAAGGCCAACGGCGTTCCCGTCGGAGAGGATCAGGCCCCACACGTGGAACTCACTCGGGAGATCGCCAGGCGGTTCAACCACCTTTATGGTCAGGTTTTCCCCGAACCCGACACCTTATTGGCACCTACCTCGAAGATCCTGGGGACTGACAGGAGAAAGATGAGCAAAAGCTATAACAATGCGCTCTTTCTATCTGATTCAATTGAGGATACGGAGAAAAAAGTAAGCCAAATGATCACTGATCCACAACGGGCCCGAAAAACCGACCCGGGACGTCCGGAGATCTGCAACGTCTTCTCTTTTCATGAAATCTATACACCACGTGAAGTTCTCCTTCAAATCGATGAAGACTGTCGAAATGCCTCAATCGGCTGTGTGGAGTGCAAGAAACGTATGAGCGAAAACTTGAACAAGGCCCTGGAACCTATTCGGGCCAAAAGGGCTGAGCTTGAGGCCGACATGAATTATGTGCGGGAAGTGGTGGAGAACGGGAATGCCCGTGCCAGAGAGGTAGCGCAAAAGACCATGATAGAAGTCAGGGAAGCCGTAAAGATCTAG
- a CDS encoding CBS domain-containing protein, with the protein MEKKPSLKDRSPSSKGRPKEIITTHINADFDALASLIAARKLYPGAALVFPGSQERNLRNFYLHSTSYLFDFTRIKDVDFDEVKRLVLVDTRMRSRIGKFADLVDREGLEIHIYDHHHDSHEDIHGDLEVIRPVGATTSILTDIIRQRKIPINPDEATIMCLGIHEDTGSFTFSSTRPEDLRAAAWLVEQGANLNLIADMLPREFTAEQVWLLNDLTRSATTRVINGVEVIIAKVIREEYIGDFAVLVHKFMEMENLKVIFALAQMEDKIYLVARSRVEDVNVAEIALAFGGGGHPQAASATIKNKTLIQVEKSLHHLLRSRITPQKKAKDMMTSPVIHVPVDETIKNAATLMTQYNINVLVALDEKGELAGYITRQIVEKAVYFGLGDIKVKDYLNIDVPTVTPETPLKEVQEKIIQDKLRILPVVEKGKVVGVITRTDLMNILVGGPVLPDFLYESRHAARFGRKKNMSAMLKERLPRKIIKILREFGVVADMLGYNAYLVGGVVRDIFLKRENLDIDIVIEGDGIRFAQEFAKQHEVKVRSHRKFGTVVLIFPDGFKVDIATARIEYYESPAAPPNVEMSSLKMDLYRRDFTINTLAVKLNKKEFGILVDHFGAVKDLREKVIRVLHNLSFVEDPTRVLRAIRFEQRFGFKIGKLTLALIKNAVKIESFKALSGRRLFTEIKLMLMEEEPVKAIERMNEFDLLRFLSPEIKVNNDLWTLLREIRGVLYWFDNLYLDEPYESWKVYWHGLTSSLEAPALEDLMERMQVGVGERRRMIEQRSQVNDVLDKLYRFREGDNYPLYTLLSQYDTDILLYMMAKSKNRGVRRLISKYFTHLKGTETILRGKDLKELGYPPGPLYRRILDSLLEARLNETLKSREDEILFVKDHFPISAESGGNQEPPS; encoded by the coding sequence ATGGAAAAGAAGCCGTCCCTAAAGGATCGATCTCCTTCCTCAAAAGGGAGACCGAAGGAAATCATCACTACCCATATCAATGCGGATTTCGATGCCCTCGCCTCCCTCATTGCAGCAAGAAAACTTTATCCAGGAGCGGCCCTCGTTTTTCCAGGATCGCAAGAAAGGAACCTCCGCAATTTCTACTTGCACTCGACCTCCTATCTCTTCGATTTCACAAGGATCAAAGATGTCGATTTCGACGAGGTAAAGAGGCTCGTCCTTGTGGATACACGGATGCGGAGCCGCATCGGGAAATTCGCCGACCTTGTGGACAGGGAAGGCCTGGAAATCCACATCTACGATCATCACCACGACTCCCATGAAGATATTCACGGAGACCTGGAAGTCATACGGCCTGTCGGCGCCACCACCTCCATCCTGACCGATATCATACGCCAGCGCAAAATCCCCATCAATCCCGACGAGGCCACCATCATGTGCCTGGGGATTCACGAGGATACGGGGTCCTTCACCTTCTCCTCAACCCGGCCCGAGGATCTGCGGGCCGCGGCATGGCTCGTTGAACAGGGAGCAAATCTCAATCTCATCGCCGACATGCTTCCACGGGAGTTCACGGCCGAACAGGTATGGCTGCTGAACGATCTTACACGCTCCGCCACCACCAGGGTTATCAACGGGGTCGAGGTCATCATCGCCAAGGTCATCAGGGAGGAATACATCGGGGATTTCGCGGTCCTGGTCCACAAATTCATGGAGATGGAAAACCTGAAGGTGATCTTTGCCTTGGCCCAGATGGAAGACAAGATCTACCTCGTGGCACGAAGCCGTGTGGAGGACGTCAACGTGGCCGAAATCGCCCTCGCATTCGGCGGCGGCGGGCATCCCCAGGCGGCATCAGCCACCATCAAGAACAAGACCCTGATCCAGGTTGAAAAATCCCTCCACCATCTTCTCCGCAGCCGGATCACCCCCCAGAAAAAGGCCAAGGATATGATGACCTCCCCGGTGATCCATGTGCCGGTGGACGAAACCATAAAGAACGCCGCGACCCTCATGACCCAATATAACATCAACGTCTTGGTGGCCCTCGACGAAAAGGGCGAACTCGCGGGGTACATCACTCGCCAAATCGTGGAAAAGGCCGTCTACTTCGGCCTGGGAGACATAAAGGTCAAGGATTACTTAAACATAGACGTCCCTACCGTAACTCCTGAAACCCCTCTCAAGGAGGTTCAGGAGAAAATCATCCAGGACAAGCTCAGGATCCTTCCCGTTGTTGAAAAGGGAAAGGTGGTGGGCGTCATCACCCGAACGGATCTCATGAACATCCTGGTGGGAGGTCCGGTGCTGCCAGATTTTCTTTACGAGTCCCGTCATGCGGCCCGGTTCGGCCGAAAGAAGAACATGTCGGCCATGCTCAAAGAACGTCTCCCGAGAAAGATTATAAAAATATTACGAGAGTTCGGTGTGGTTGCCGACATGCTGGGATACAACGCCTACCTGGTAGGCGGCGTGGTCCGGGACATCTTCCTGAAACGCGAAAACCTCGATATAGACATCGTGATCGAGGGGGACGGGATCCGCTTCGCGCAGGAATTTGCCAAGCAACACGAAGTCAAGGTCAGGAGCCATCGAAAATTCGGAACAGTGGTGCTCATCTTCCCTGACGGGTTCAAAGTGGATATCGCGACCGCCAGGATCGAATATTATGAATCTCCCGCCGCCCCGCCGAATGTGGAAATGAGCTCCCTGAAAATGGATCTTTACCGGAGGGATTTCACCATCAACACCCTCGCTGTCAAGCTGAACAAAAAGGAATTCGGAATCCTGGTGGACCACTTCGGGGCTGTGAAGGATCTCAGGGAAAAGGTGATCAGGGTGCTTCACAACCTCAGCTTCGTGGAGGACCCCACGCGGGTGCTGAGGGCCATACGTTTTGAGCAGCGATTCGGTTTCAAAATCGGCAAACTCACCCTTGCCCTGATCAAAAACGCCGTGAAGATCGAATCATTCAAGGCCCTCTCGGGAAGACGCCTTTTCACAGAGATAAAACTCATGCTCATGGAAGAGGAACCGGTTAAGGCCATCGAGAGGATGAACGAATTCGATCTCCTGCGGTTTCTCTCACCGGAAATCAAAGTGAACAACGACCTCTGGACGCTTCTCAGGGAGATCAGGGGGGTGCTCTATTGGTTCGACAATCTCTATCTGGATGAACCTTACGAATCGTGGAAGGTTTACTGGCATGGGCTCACGTCATCCCTCGAAGCGCCTGCCCTGGAGGATCTGATGGAACGCATGCAGGTGGGGGTCGGGGAGAGAAGGAGGATGATCGAGCAGCGGAGCCAAGTGAACGACGTGCTGGACAAACTGTACCGTTTCAGGGAGGGAGATAATTATCCTCTCTATACATTGCTCTCCCAATATGATACAGACATCCTGCTCTACATGATGGCCAAAAGCAAGAATCGTGGTGTCAGGCGGCTGATCTCAAAATATTTCACCCACTTGAAGGGGACTGAAACCATCCTGAGGGGAAAAGACCTGAAGGAACTGGGGTACCCCCCGGGTCCTCTATACCGGAGAATCCTGGACAGCCTCCTGGAGGCCAGGCTGAACGAAACCCTAAAGAGCAGGGAAGACGAAATCCTCTTCGTGAAGGATCACTTTCCAATATCCGCCGAGAGCGGAGGGAATCAGGAGCCGCCTTCCTGA
- the dksA gene encoding RNA polymerase-binding protein DksA: MLSKKKLEQFKKGLEERLEELLLQANETVSGMTSEKANLPDPSDRATLESDRNFTLRIRDRERKLIGKIKEALERIDNGTYGICEVCGEDISEARLKARPVTTLCIECKKKQESEEKAKGI, from the coding sequence ATGTTATCAAAAAAGAAACTCGAACAGTTCAAAAAGGGCCTCGAAGAAAGACTGGAGGAACTCCTTCTTCAAGCCAACGAGACCGTGAGCGGCATGACTTCCGAAAAGGCGAATCTGCCGGATCCCTCCGACAGAGCCACTCTGGAATCGGACAGAAATTTCACCCTCAGGATCCGGGACAGGGAAAGAAAGCTGATCGGCAAGATCAAAGAAGCCCTGGAACGCATCGACAATGGGACCTACGGCATCTGTGAAGTCTGCGGAGAAGACATTTCGGAGGCTAGGTTGAAGGCCAGGCCCGTCACCACACTCTGCATCGAATGCAAGAAAAAACAGGAATCCGAAGAGAAAGCCAAGGGGATCTGA
- the dnaJ gene encoding molecular chaperone DnaJ, producing the protein MYKRDYYEVLGVSRSAGEEEIKKAYRKLAMKYHPDRNPGDKEAEEKFKEAAEAYEVLRDREKRQIYDRYGHEGLEGSGFRGFSGFEDIFSSFGDIFEDFFGFGSRRSRGRTRARQGDSLRYDLELTLEEAFHGKEEEISFMKWQVCGLCNGSGIKPGKEPQICPTCRGRGQVVRSQGFFQITTTCPACNGQGQIITDPCEACRGAGKIRKERKITLKIPPGVDTGSQLRLQGEGEPGEFGGPPGDLFVFIHIRQHDFFTREGEHLLCEIPVSFVQAALGGTVHIPLIEAEDGFELEIPPGTQPDDILTVPGKGMPMLKRNKRGDLFVKVHVKIPKKLTQRQRELLEEFAKTEGTKFRRKEKTFWDKIMK; encoded by the coding sequence ATGTACAAAAGGGACTACTATGAAGTCCTGGGCGTTTCCCGTTCCGCAGGCGAAGAAGAGATCAAGAAGGCCTACCGTAAACTGGCCATGAAATATCATCCTGATCGAAACCCGGGAGACAAGGAGGCCGAGGAAAAGTTCAAGGAAGCTGCGGAGGCATACGAAGTCCTGAGGGACAGGGAGAAACGTCAAATTTATGACCGTTACGGTCACGAAGGCCTTGAGGGAAGCGGCTTCAGGGGTTTCAGTGGTTTTGAGGACATCTTCAGCAGTTTCGGGGACATCTTCGAGGACTTTTTCGGATTCGGTTCCCGGAGAAGCCGCGGCAGAACACGGGCCAGGCAGGGCGACAGCCTCCGCTATGATCTGGAATTGACCCTCGAGGAGGCCTTCCACGGTAAAGAAGAGGAAATTTCCTTCATGAAATGGCAGGTTTGCGGGCTTTGCAACGGTTCAGGAATCAAACCAGGCAAGGAGCCCCAAATCTGCCCCACATGCCGGGGCCGGGGGCAGGTCGTCCGTTCCCAGGGGTTTTTCCAGATCACCACTACTTGCCCTGCATGCAACGGGCAGGGTCAGATCATCACGGATCCTTGCGAGGCGTGCAGGGGAGCGGGGAAAATCCGAAAGGAGCGGAAAATCACGCTCAAGATCCCTCCCGGGGTCGATACCGGCTCCCAATTAAGACTCCAAGGGGAAGGGGAACCCGGAGAATTCGGCGGGCCACCGGGAGATCTATTCGTTTTTATCCACATAAGGCAACACGATTTCTTCACCCGCGAGGGTGAGCACCTGCTCTGTGAAATCCCAGTCTCATTCGTTCAGGCCGCCCTCGGGGGGACCGTTCATATCCCCTTAATCGAAGCGGAGGACGGCTTTGAGCTGGAAATCCCACCCGGAACCCAGCCTGATGATATCCTGACGGTTCCGGGGAAGGGAATGCCGATGCTGAAGAGAAACAAGCGGGGGGATCTTTTCGTGAAGGTCCATGTGAAAATACCCAAGAAACTGACCCAGCGCCAGAGGGAGCTTCTGGAAGAATTCGCGAAGACCGAAGGGACAAAGTTCCGTCGAAAAGAGAAAACCTTTTGGGATAAAATTATGAAATAG
- a CDS encoding DNA-directed RNA polymerase subunit omega translates to MARITVEDCLKKVNNRFTLIHMAAKRVRQLRKGAEPTIQSKNKDIVVSLREIAAGKVVLADTSKETPQLPDDTGILLEGVEQPEPREISAETPTEEEKKEEIAEGQ, encoded by the coding sequence ATGGCACGCATTACTGTAGAAGACTGCTTAAAGAAAGTAAACAACCGTTTCACGTTGATTCACATGGCGGCCAAACGGGTGCGCCAGCTCAGGAAAGGCGCGGAACCCACCATTCAGTCCAAGAACAAGGATATCGTTGTCTCACTCCGTGAGATCGCAGCAGGAAAGGTGGTCCTGGCGGATACTTCAAAGGAGACTCCTCAACTTCCGGATGACACGGGCATCCTGCTTGAAGGAGTCGAGCAACCCGAACCCCGTGAAATATCTGCTGAAACTCCAACGGAAGAAGAGAAGAAAGAAGAGATCGCGGAAGGTCAATAA
- a CDS encoding YifB family Mg chelatase-like AAA ATPase, whose translation MLAKVLSSAVIGIDAYIVNVEVDISQGLPSFSTVGLPEGAVRESKERVRTAIRNSGYHFPSDRITVNLAPADIKKEGTAFDLPMALGILAGTGLVSPSSYAGHLVLGEMALDGLVRPIKGVLPMAIAAKEQGLAGIYLPAENAPEASVVGGIKIYPLKSLSQLIEALSGIRPIEPFSGDNLPFEPGKEEYPFDFSDVCGQESVKRAMEIAAAGGHNMIMIGPPGAGKTMLAKRLSTILPELAFEEALETSKVYSVMGLMPRGKGLIQTRPFRAPHHTISDAGLIGGGKNPKPGEVSLAHNGVLFLDELPEFRKNVLEVLRQPMEDREVTISRASSSVTYPANFMLVAAMNPCPCGFLGDPKRECTCTRLQIQRYRSKISGPLMDRIDIHTDVPAVPFKDLASEDAGETSAEILGRVKKAREIQKERFSRLKVHVNADMESRHIRRYCSLEAGSMDLLENAMDRFALSARAHARILKISRTIADLEGSPEIRSHHVAEAIQYRTLDRKALL comes from the coding sequence ATGCTCGCCAAGGTCTTGAGCAGCGCCGTCATCGGCATTGATGCCTATATCGTGAACGTCGAGGTGGATATCAGCCAGGGACTCCCTTCCTTCTCAACCGTGGGGCTGCCGGAAGGGGCCGTCCGCGAGAGCAAGGAAAGGGTCAGAACGGCTATCAGGAATTCCGGTTACCATTTCCCCTCGGATCGCATCACGGTAAATCTGGCCCCAGCCGATATCAAGAAGGAAGGAACGGCCTTTGACCTTCCCATGGCCCTCGGAATCCTTGCGGGAACAGGACTTGTTTCTCCATCTTCCTATGCAGGGCACCTAGTCCTGGGAGAAATGGCCCTGGACGGGCTCGTCCGGCCCATAAAGGGAGTTTTGCCCATGGCGATAGCGGCCAAGGAGCAAGGTCTGGCGGGCATCTACCTTCCGGCCGAAAACGCGCCGGAGGCCTCTGTTGTCGGCGGGATAAAGATATACCCCCTAAAAAGCCTTTCCCAGTTGATCGAAGCTCTCTCGGGCATTCGACCCATTGAGCCTTTTTCAGGCGATAACCTCCCTTTCGAACCCGGTAAAGAGGAGTATCCCTTCGATTTTTCCGATGTCTGCGGACAGGAAAGCGTTAAGAGGGCGATGGAAATCGCCGCAGCCGGGGGACACAATATGATCATGATCGGGCCCCCTGGAGCTGGAAAGACCATGCTCGCCAAGCGCCTTTCCACCATCCTCCCTGAACTCGCTTTCGAAGAGGCCCTGGAAACTTCCAAGGTTTACAGTGTGATGGGTCTCATGCCAAGGGGAAAGGGCTTGATTCAGACCCGTCCCTTCAGGGCTCCCCACCACACCATTTCAGATGCCGGGCTCATCGGTGGGGGGAAAAATCCCAAACCCGGCGAAGTGAGCCTTGCCCACAACGGGGTTCTGTTTCTGGACGAGTTGCCGGAATTTCGCAAGAACGTGCTGGAGGTCCTCAGACAACCCATGGAAGACAGGGAGGTCACCATTTCAAGGGCCAGTTCTTCGGTCACCTATCCGGCCAATTTTATGCTGGTGGCCGCCATGAATCCCTGTCCTTGCGGTTTTCTCGGAGATCCGAAACGTGAATGTACCTGCACCCGGCTCCAGATCCAGAGGTACCGGTCGAAAATTTCCGGGCCTTTGATGGATCGGATTGACATTCACACGGATGTCCCCGCGGTTCCTTTCAAGGACCTGGCCTCTGAGGATGCCGGGGAGACCTCGGCCGAGATCCTTGGACGGGTCAAGAAGGCCAGGGAGATTCAGAAAGAGAGATTCAGCCGACTAAAGGTTCACGTCAACGCGGACATGGAAAGCCGTCACATTCGAAGGTATTGCAGCCTGGAAGCCGGTTCCATGGATCTCCTGGAAAATGCCATGGATCGATTCGCCCTGAGCGCCCGGGCCCACGCGAGGATCTTGAAGATATCGAGAACCATTGCGGATTTGGAGGGCAGCCCCGAAATCCGGTCCCACCACGTGGCCGAGGCGATCCAATACCGGACCTTGGATCGAAAGGCGCTTTTGTGA
- a CDS encoding lactate utilization protein: MEKPIENYWSLRLEEVKKALEENNFEVFLAEDAGKAKEVVLDHILPAVAPRSVSWGGSVTFTTTGLYEAIKARSDLEILDTYDRSIPREEVMERRRRALLVDLFITGTNAVTETGMLINLDMIGNRVGGITFGPKNVIILAGRNKIVPDLEDGMFRIKNYVAPANAMRLDMKTPCVKTGNCEDCKSPERICNHWVITEKSFPKGRIKVVLINQDLGL; the protein is encoded by the coding sequence ATGGAGAAACCGATTGAAAATTACTGGAGCTTGAGGCTCGAGGAAGTCAAGAAGGCCCTGGAAGAGAACAATTTCGAGGTTTTTCTCGCCGAGGATGCAGGTAAGGCCAAAGAGGTGGTCTTGGACCATATTCTCCCGGCCGTGGCCCCTAGGAGCGTTTCCTGGGGAGGCTCAGTAACCTTCACAACCACAGGGCTCTACGAGGCTATAAAGGCCCGGTCGGATTTAGAGATCCTGGATACTTACGACAGGAGCATTCCCCGGGAAGAGGTAATGGAGAGACGGCGCCGAGCCCTCTTGGTGGATCTTTTCATCACAGGGACCAACGCTGTGACGGAAACGGGTATGTTGATCAATCTGGATATGATAGGGAACCGGGTCGGGGGGATCACCTTTGGACCGAAGAATGTAATCATTTTGGCCGGCAGAAATAAAATCGTTCCGGACCTGGAAGACGGGATGTTCAGGATCAAGAATTATGTGGCCCCGGCCAATGCAATGCGCCTGGACATGAAGACGCCTTGCGTAAAGACCGGAAATTGCGAGGACTGCAAGAGCCCTGAGCGTATCTGCAATCACTGGGTCATCACGGAAAAATCCTTTCCCAAGGGCCGGATCAAGGTCGTCCTGATCAACCAAGACCTCGGTCTCTGA